The following are from one region of the Sulfurimonas sp. C5 genome:
- the dapF gene encoding diaminopimelate epimerase translates to MKIAKYSANGNDFVIFHDSVKKERNELARELCHRQDGIGADGLIVVVPHDTYDFEWEFYNSDGSHADMCGNGSRACAHYAYNNNLAPEKMSFLTGAGVINAEVSDNSEKSGMVLSELTPPEIIDRNIEHNGKVWWLINTGVPHLICLQDNVEHFDILEARELRHKYNANVNICCITPKGNMFVRTYERGVEDETLACGTGMSACFYRAFLEEKVQNNIEVYPTSKDTLYLGFNGKTITFKGRVKKTFETNWDI, encoded by the coding sequence ATGAAAATAGCAAAATACAGTGCAAACGGGAATGACTTTGTTATATTTCACGATAGTGTAAAAAAAGAGAGAAATGAACTTGCTCGTGAGTTATGCCATCGCCAAGACGGTATAGGTGCTGATGGTTTAATTGTTGTAGTTCCACACGATACATATGATTTTGAATGGGAATTTTATAACTCTGACGGTTCACATGCCGATATGTGCGGTAACGGAAGCCGTGCATGTGCTCATTATGCTTACAATAATAACTTAGCGCCTGAAAAAATGTCTTTTTTAACAGGTGCCGGTGTTATCAATGCAGAAGTAAGTGATAACAGTGAAAAATCTGGAATGGTTTTAAGTGAGTTGACACCGCCTGAGATTATAGATCGCAATATTGAACATAATGGTAAAGTTTGGTGGCTAATCAATACAGGAGTGCCTCATCTTATTTGTTTGCAAGACAATGTAGAACACTTTGATATTTTAGAAGCACGTGAGCTGAGACATAAATATAATGCGAATGTAAATATTTGTTGTATTACTCCAAAGGGAAATATGTTTGTTAGAACGTATGAACGCGGTGTAGAAGATGAAACACTTGCTTGCGGTACAGGAATGTCTGCTTGTTTTTACAGAGCATTCTTAGAAGAAAAAGTACAAAACAATATAGAGGTATATCCTACAAGTAAAGATACTTTATATTTAGGTTTTAACGGGAAAACTATTACGTTTAAAGGAAGAGTTAAAAAAACGTTTGAGACAAACTGGGATATTTAA
- the coaE gene encoding dephospho-CoA kinase (Dephospho-CoA kinase (CoaE) performs the final step in coenzyme A biosynthesis.) has translation MAFEYAIALTGGIATGKSTVASLLALNGMRVIDADSIAHKILDESSPWVKETFGEEYLKANGKVDRAKLGSYIFATPEAKKTLEDFLHPKIKEEIERQSEKQDSFKFPYLIDIPLFFENNNYDIKDSVVVYTPADIQLDRFMKRNGYSEEESRRRIASQLPIEEKRKRATWIIDNSKDLKHLQNEVEQFVEKIKEIYL, from the coding sequence ATGGCATTTGAATATGCTATAGCACTAACAGGAGGGATTGCAACTGGTAAGAGCACAGTTGCTTCCCTATTAGCTTTAAACGGTATGCGTGTAATAGATGCCGACAGCATTGCTCATAAAATTTTAGATGAATCTTCTCCTTGGGTGAAAGAGACTTTTGGAGAAGAATATTTAAAAGCCAATGGTAAAGTTGATAGAGCAAAACTAGGCTCTTATATATTTGCAACACCTGAGGCAAAGAAAACACTTGAAGATTTTTTACATCCAAAGATCAAAGAAGAGATCGAAAGACAAAGTGAAAAACAAGATAGTTTTAAATTCCCTTATTTAATAGACATCCCCCTTTTCTTTGAGAACAATAATTACGATATAAAAGACAGTGTTGTAGTTTATACTCCTGCCGATATTCAATTAGATCGTTTTATGAAGCGTAATGGGTACTCTGAAGAGGAATCCCGTAGAAGAATAGCTTCTCAACTTCCAATAGAAGAGAAAAGAAAACGTGCAACCTGGATTATAGACAACTCAAAAGATTTAAAACACCTGCAAAATGAAGTAGAACAGTTTGTAGAGAAGATAAAGGAGATATACCTATGA
- a CDS encoding DUF2892 domain-containing protein, translating to MDLNKVRNFCRVFRIVVGLALIITAIILNNGWFYLGLIPLIAGIVNFCPLCIITKKCDLPQEKQE from the coding sequence ATGGACTTAAACAAAGTTAGAAATTTTTGTAGAGTGTTTCGTATAGTTGTAGGACTAGCACTTATCATAACGGCTATTATTTTAAATAATGGATGGTTTTATTTGGGTCTTATTCCTCTGATCGCAGGTATCGTTAACTTTTGTCCTCTTTGTATCATTACAAAAAAATGTGATTTACCACAAGAGAAACAGGAATAG
- a CDS encoding spermidine synthase, with protein sequence MKEFIYNEMMVHIPLCTHKDPKKVLIISDNASAMVGEIEKHDGIDCDVISANMNLLRDAAENGYDVVISELESDAAVLAHYNRVLNEEGLLVTKHPSLDDVEANKQMMEILGKYAKIIMPYNLGTCETALLASKAYHPTADIILHRADMLDNLDYYNSDVHPAAFAMGNNVRKTYLGIIKN encoded by the coding sequence ATGAAAGAATTTATTTATAATGAAATGATGGTACATATCCCTTTATGTACACACAAAGATCCGAAAAAGGTACTTATTATCAGTGATAATGCTAGTGCAATGGTAGGAGAAATTGAGAAACACGATGGAATCGACTGTGATGTTATTTCGGCGAATATGAATCTTTTAAGAGATGCTGCTGAAAATGGTTACGATGTTGTTATTTCAGAATTAGAGAGTGATGCTGCAGTACTTGCACACTATAACCGTGTTTTAAATGAAGAGGGACTGTTAGTTACAAAACACCCGTCATTGGATGATGTGGAAGCTAACAAACAAATGATGGAAATTTTAGGTAAATATGCAAAAATAATTATGCCTTATAACCTTGGAACATGTGAGACTGCTCTTTTAGCTTCTAAAGCGTATCATCCAACGGCAGATATTATTTTGCATCGTGCAGATATGCTAGATAATTTAGACTATTACAACTCAGATGTTCATCCTGCAGCTTTTGCAATGGGTAACAATGTTCGTAAAACCTATTTAGGAATTATTAAAAACTGA